A portion of the Glandiceps talaboti chromosome 13, keGlaTala1.1, whole genome shotgun sequence genome contains these proteins:
- the LOC144444767 gene encoding solute carrier organic anion transporter family member 4C1-like, whose product MATCDITNGVVNIQPSKSPHPVGLDDGSSKHDPNSKDATSTSGTVSQMDETDSLFCGWFNIRPNWLQVFNTAPWLALTISLLMFVQGMGVSGFAFVSLTSIETRFQLPSVGTGLILSSYDLTALICLPFVSFFGASSNKPRLLGICTVILGFGFFLWTLPHFMSGTYEYLSYGEGYETICHVDANYTFYEDCHDDWTSLSNFFFLFVFAQIVVAIGASPIYNVGLALVDENVSTKNSGWYVGITHAFAVLGPVTGFILGAVFLSIYTDLLLIDSVDLTPDDPAWVGAWWLGFLISWLLAWLVAIPVGAYPSELPTRKEIEKERKDLAHQSDETNDFMKTKGTYGKSWKDFGLATKYILCNPAYMFIILAQCAQNLLLSGVAPFMPKFLENQFALTSTQGALIVGVTALPGAVGGTVLGGWIIRRFDLTVRGTIKFCILIAVSTIILLPVFLIHCPQDQIAGVKVPYEGNRTELDEVNLTHACNTHCQCSDSGTYDPICGTNGLVYFDACFAGCTGTSEDKTQYYDCSCIQSTNNTGSDLPNTQSPDAISGKCDVDCWQLPLFVILFFIVMLLGFCILTPYKYLTLRCVVDSQRSYALGMSAVFNKLFGSVPGPVLFGVIIDTSCLYWQTTCDTRGSCWIYDNKQFGLKFFAVGELFMFLVVIFFVLAHIFYKPPPDESVDSGGEEVTIQQTMSRDQLNTVMKGTNSDVCLIGYSKHNLDDNFTVF is encoded by the exons ATGGCGACATGTGATATTACTAACGGAGTTGTCAATATTCAACCATCTAAATCACCGCACCCAGTCGGACTAGACGACGGTTCCTCGAAGCATGACCCAAACTCCAAGGATGCAACCTCCACATCCGGGACAGTGTCACAGATGGACGAGACAGACTCGTTATTTTGCGGGTGGTTTAACATCAGACCGAACTGGTTACAAGTTTTCAACACAGCACCATGGCTAGCTTTGACAATATCGTTACTAATGTTCGTACAGGGTATGGGCGTCAGTGGATTTGCCTTCGTCAGCTTGACATCCATTGAAACACGGTTCCAGTTGCCTAGCGTCGGGACGGGACTTATTCTCAGCTCCTACGATCTGACTGCGCTTATCTGCCTCCCCTTTGTTTCCTTCTTCGGAGCATCTTCGAATAAACCCCGATTACTTGGAATATGTACGGTAATCCTAGGATTTGGTTTCTTTTTGTGGACTCTCCCTCATTTTATGAGTGGAACTTACGAGTATCTTAGTTATGGAGAAGGGTACGAGACAATTTGTCATGTCGATGCTAATTATACTTTTTACGAAGATTGCCACGATGACTGGACATCTTTGTCCAACTTCTTCTTCTTATTTGTGTTCGCTCAAATAGTTGTCGCTATTGGTGCTTCCCCTATTTACAATGTTGGACTGGCTCTTGTTGATGAGAATGTGAGTACCAAAAATTCTGGATGGTACGTAG GTATTACTCACGCCTTTGCTGTGTTAGGTCCAGTAACTGGATTCATTCTTGGTGCTGTCTTTCTGTCCATCTATACTGACTTGTTACTAATAGATAG TGTCGATTTGACCCCTGATGACCCAGCCTGGGTTGGTGCATGGTGGTTGGGTTTCTTAATCTCCTGGCTCCTAGCATGGTTGGTAGCTATACCAGTTGGTGCTTATCCTTCTGAATTACCGA CGAGAAAAGAGATCGAGAAAGAACGCAAGGACCTGGCCCATCAAAGTGATGAAACTAACGACTTTATGAAAACTAAAGGAACATACGGGAAAAGCTGGAAAGATTTTGGACTTGCCACAAAATATATCCTGTGTAATCCAGCTTATATGTTTATCATTCTTGCACAGTGTGCTCAAAATTTACTGCTTTCTGGCGTGGCACCTTTCATGCCAAAATTCCTAGAAAACCAATTTGCACTGACGTCAACTCAAGGCGCCTTAATCGTCG GAGTGACTGCACTTCCAGGGGCCGTTGGGGGCACTGTACTAGGTGGTTGGATTATTCGACGATTTGACCTGACTGTCAGAGGCACTATCAAGTTTTGCATATTAATCGCTGTTTCGACCATTATCTTGCTTCCAGTATTTCTGATACACTGTCCACAGGATCAGATAGCTGGGGTCAAAGTACCCTATGAGGGAAACAG AACCGAGCTAGATGAAGTGAATTTGACTCACGCCTGTAATACCCATTGCCAGTGTTCAGATTCTGGTACCTATGACCCGATTTGTGGCACCAATGGTTTAGTGTACTTCGATGCTTGTTTTGCGGGATGTACGGGCACTTCTGAAGATAAAACG CAATATTACGATTGTTCGTGTATTCAAAGTACTAACAATACTGGATCGGACTTACCGAATACTCAATCCCCGGATGCAATCTCCGGAAAATGTGACGTTGACTGCTGGCAGCTACCACTTTTCGTtatattattctttattgtcaTGTTACTTGGTTTCTGCATTCTGACACCCTACAAGTATCTTACGCTAAG GTGTGTCGTCGACAGTCAACGTTCGTATGCACTGGGAATGTCGGCAGTGTTTAATAAACTTTTTG GATCTGTACCTGGGCCGGTTTTATTTGGTGTAATCATCGACACCTCGTGTCTGTACTGGCAGACAACGTGTGACACACGTGGCAGTTGTTGGATCTACGACAACAAACAGTTCGGTTTGAAATTTTTCGCAGTTGGCGAATTATTCATGTTTCTGGTGGTGATATTCTTCGTTTTGGCGCACATCTTTTACAAACCACCCCCAGATGAATCTGTTGACAGTGGAGGAGAAGAAGTAACAATACAACAAACTATGTCTCGGGATCAACTAAATACAGTCATGAAGGGAACAAACAGTGATGTATGTTTGATCGGTtattccaaacacaacttggaTGATAATTTCACTGTTTTTTAA